A DNA window from Paenibacillus sp. HWE-109 contains the following coding sequences:
- the pelG gene encoding exopolysaccharide Pel transporter PelG, which translates to MAGIGFELRKLFRKKSLFTNIRAYAYSSLVTIGPMLLCMVMVAVMQKLQSYVEMPFAQKELFLAGSQYAFVFSLLITSGFVMLLSRYVADRLYEKKYDDLLPSLYGVMAICLLVGGIVGFIFLFRSPLSLAFKITGYLLFMELIVIWLLTVYVSALKDYIRIVKSFLYGAIITILSGVIFLIFLGIKDASATIAAMDIGFLTTLILLMTHIEGYFPQGGTRYFHFLTYITKLPAVFAIGFISTLGIYVHNFIYWGSHMSITVGDTFRFSPSYDVPVFFAFLSVIPTMVIFVVSVETSFYEKFRSYYAVILGSGTIQDITRAKKEMNEVLLQELSFIMQIQLFFSLFAMAVGIKLLPKIGQTAEQIDSFNILVLGDCLYILMYVIVLLLLYFDDRKGAILTSSLFLAANIITTPIIMQTGHHGLGLLISAAIAVGVAIMRLLYILDNIDYYTYCAQPLVVKEKQPIFKKIMNRIRL; encoded by the coding sequence ATGGCAGGGATCGGTTTTGAACTAAGAAAGCTCTTTCGGAAAAAAAGTCTCTTTACTAATATCCGGGCTTACGCCTATTCCTCATTAGTTACCATTGGCCCTATGCTTCTTTGCATGGTCATGGTAGCTGTCATGCAGAAACTACAAAGCTATGTAGAAATGCCGTTTGCTCAGAAAGAATTATTTTTAGCCGGTTCGCAGTACGCTTTTGTATTCTCGCTGCTGATTACCAGCGGATTTGTCATGCTGCTCTCACGCTATGTGGCCGACCGTTTATATGAGAAGAAATATGATGACTTGCTGCCTTCATTGTATGGCGTAATGGCGATATGCCTGCTAGTTGGAGGAATAGTTGGATTTATCTTTTTATTCCGTTCTCCACTTTCTCTAGCCTTTAAAATCACTGGATATTTACTATTCATGGAACTTATTGTGATTTGGTTATTAACTGTCTATGTGTCGGCGTTGAAAGACTATATCCGGATTGTCAAAAGTTTCTTATACGGCGCTATTATTACCATTTTAAGCGGAGTTATCTTCCTTATATTCTTAGGTATCAAAGATGCCTCGGCCACCATCGCTGCCATGGATATAGGGTTCCTTACGACCTTAATTTTATTGATGACCCATATTGAAGGTTATTTCCCCCAAGGCGGAACAAGATATTTTCATTTTTTAACGTATATCACGAAATTGCCTGCCGTCTTTGCCATTGGTTTCATTTCCACACTCGGCATTTATGTGCACAACTTTATTTACTGGGGAAGCCACATGAGCATTACCGTGGGTGACACTTTTAGGTTCTCGCCCTCCTACGATGTTCCTGTTTTCTTTGCCTTCTTATCGGTCATACCGACAATGGTTATCTTTGTTGTTTCCGTAGAGACATCCTTTTACGAAAAATTCAGAAGCTATTACGCCGTTATTTTGGGCTCCGGCACGATTCAAGATATCACGCGTGCCAAGAAAGAAATGAACGAAGTGCTTTTACAGGAACTAAGTTTCATTATGCAAATTCAGCTCTTCTTCTCACTCTTTGCTATGGCTGTGGGGATTAAACTTTTGCCGAAAATTGGCCAAACCGCAGAGCAAATTGACTCTTTTAATATTCTCGTGCTAGGTGATTGTTTGTATATCTTGATGTATGTAATTGTCTTGCTTCTACTTTATTTCGATGATCGGAAGGGGGCAATCCTTACCTCGTCACTCTTTCTGGCAGCAAACATAATTACTACACCCATCATTATGCAGACAGGGCACCATGGGTTAGGGCTTCTTATTTCTGCTGCTATTGCTGTTGGGGTAGCCATCATGAGACTTCTTTACATCCTTGACAACATTGATTATTACACCTATTGTGCACAACCTTTGGTCGTCAAAGAGAAACAACCCATTTTCAAAAAAATTATGAACCGTATTCGTTTATAA
- a CDS encoding CotH kinase family protein: MGSKPTSEENSAKGLPGNDSPTHITSKSPDLKESRAIYELDKSDGLHIMYVTILKSGSSKNKPVFSFSEMNNTSGRMPDNEADPQVEVIIQEGDETGPVKGGIGFNEKTANATLEIRGNTSRAANQKSYKIKLNNKAGLWQEHKILNLNKHAFELSRVRNKLSFDYLKLIPNMSSLRTHFVQLKVKDLTTTVPAKEFVDYGLYTDIEQPDKTFLKYHGLDPNGNLYKANNFLFQRYPDVLVEANDPRYNKSEFEKILKINASENHTKFLHMLDEVNDTSKNINDIVDTYFNRDNFLTWMATNILLDNTDTINQNYMLYSPSNSETWYFLPWDYDGGWDWYGQGPKETKLRASWGNGIANYWDSLLQRRFFKDPANVKQLNEKIEELSKIITKERTQSFLNSYHPIVTKFVNNAPDINTLPAGGISFFENEYKRLVNVPELKKKDYYKSLENPMPIFLGVPEIKDNVTTFYWDQSFDLQGDELSYDFQLSKDPQFTKIVAEQPGLKIVHHAVSGLTKGTYYWRVSIKDSKGNTQIPFDDYTDVSNNIYYGMLEYIVN, encoded by the coding sequence TTGGGAAGCAAGCCAACAAGTGAAGAGAACAGTGCCAAAGGTCTACCAGGAAATGATAGCCCTACACACATTACTTCTAAATCACCTGATTTGAAAGAAAGCCGAGCTATCTATGAACTGGATAAATCGGATGGCCTTCATATTATGTACGTAACCATCTTGAAGAGCGGTTCTTCCAAAAATAAACCCGTCTTTTCTTTTAGTGAGATGAATAACACAAGCGGCCGAATGCCTGATAATGAAGCCGATCCACAAGTTGAGGTTATCATCCAAGAAGGCGACGAGACTGGCCCTGTAAAGGGTGGAATTGGCTTCAATGAGAAAACAGCGAATGCAACGCTCGAGATTCGAGGAAATACATCCCGCGCCGCAAATCAAAAATCGTATAAAATCAAATTAAACAATAAAGCCGGCTTATGGCAGGAGCATAAAATCCTAAACCTCAATAAGCATGCTTTCGAGTTGTCACGCGTACGCAATAAACTAAGTTTTGACTATCTGAAGCTGATTCCGAATATGTCGAGTTTGCGTACCCATTTCGTTCAATTGAAGGTTAAAGATCTAACGACGACCGTTCCGGCCAAGGAATTCGTTGACTACGGATTGTACACCGATATTGAGCAGCCAGATAAGACTTTCCTCAAGTATCATGGCCTAGACCCTAACGGAAACTTGTATAAAGCAAATAACTTCCTATTCCAAAGATATCCTGATGTTCTGGTAGAAGCTAATGATCCTAGATACAATAAATCAGAATTTGAGAAGATTTTGAAAATCAATGCAAGTGAAAATCACACCAAGTTTTTGCACATGCTGGATGAAGTCAACGATACCTCCAAGAATATTAATGATATTGTTGATACCTACTTTAACCGGGATAACTTTTTGACGTGGATGGCAACGAATATCTTACTTGATAACACAGACACCATTAATCAGAACTACATGTTGTATAGTCCATCAAACTCAGAAACATGGTATTTTTTGCCGTGGGATTATGATGGTGGTTGGGATTGGTACGGTCAAGGACCCAAAGAGACTAAACTTCGTGCTAGCTGGGGGAACGGGATCGCTAATTACTGGGATTCATTATTACAAAGAAGATTTTTTAAAGATCCAGCCAACGTCAAGCAGCTAAATGAAAAAATTGAGGAATTATCCAAGATTATCACAAAAGAACGAACGCAAAGTTTCCTTAACTCTTATCACCCTATCGTGACCAAATTTGTAAATAATGCACCTGATATTAATACGTTGCCGGCTGGTGGTATCAGTTTTTTTGAAAACGAGTATAAGCGACTTGTAAATGTCCCTGAATTGAAAAAGAAGGACTACTACAAATCTCTTGAAAATCCTATGCCGATCTTCCTTGGAGTACCAGAGATCAAAGATAATGTAACAACCTTCTATTGGGATCAATCTTTCGATCTGCAAGGCGATGAACTCAGCTATGACTTTCAACTCAGCAAGGATCCCCAGTTTACTAAAATAGTAGCCGAGCAACCCGGACTAAAAATTGTTCATCATGCAGTTAGCGGATTAACCAAAGGCACTTATTATTGGCGGGTAAGTATCAAAGATAGCAAAGGAAACACTCAGATTCCATTTGATGATTACACAGATGTTTCCAATAACATCTACTATGGAATGCTAGAATACATTGTTAATTAG
- a CDS encoding CotH kinase family protein, giving the protein MTKLHIKWLVLVMSLAIAGMIVYWWLSPAAVVPHSSSAPQNTQQELSVASSKLRISLPSGFYAEAISLVLETSGKQDVIRYTLDGSDPTKASPVYKESLSIKETTVLKAKAYSPDSSSSPLVTASYFIGQTHPLAVFSLSTNPDNLWSNEKGIYVKGPKASSKSPYEGANFWQDWKIPLHLEFFESGGSLKLESDLSAEIFGGNTRALPQKALALTTGKKDGQKLNAPLFPGQNILSPRSIVLRNSGQDFSQTHFRDGLVATLLKDTGLDVQAYRPVVVYLNAQYWGIHDLREKIDESFLASHHNVDEKDIDLLESDAIVKRGSNSTYLALINYIQTHDLRQTDAYNYVSSQLDVMNFMDYHIAETIIANVDWPDHNIRYWRTSEEGSKWKWIVYDSDQSFGDPATSSLHRILTTKKKSKEKDLLLSPAILQQLIKNDTFREQFLTRFAFHLQQTFQSDRVISVIDAIYNQMKPEMGRHLDKWGGSMAEWETNVDGLRKFAKERPSYMRKQLQDEFHLTEEQMLKYGLNQQD; this is encoded by the coding sequence ATGACCAAGTTACATATAAAATGGCTCGTTCTTGTTATGAGTTTGGCCATAGCCGGCATGATCGTTTACTGGTGGCTCTCTCCTGCTGCTGTCGTACCCCATTCATCGAGCGCTCCGCAAAACACACAGCAGGAGCTATCGGTGGCTTCATCGAAATTGCGAATCTCCCTGCCCAGCGGGTTTTACGCAGAAGCGATCTCTCTGGTTCTGGAGACCTCAGGGAAGCAAGATGTCATACGATACACACTTGATGGTTCTGATCCAACCAAAGCTTCTCCTGTCTATAAGGAGTCGCTTTCCATTAAAGAAACGACCGTGCTCAAGGCTAAGGCTTACTCGCCTGACAGTTCATCCAGTCCTCTGGTTACGGCTTCCTATTTCATTGGACAGACACATCCTTTAGCCGTATTCTCACTTTCAACAAACCCTGACAACCTCTGGTCTAATGAAAAGGGGATTTATGTAAAAGGCCCTAAGGCCTCCTCCAAATCGCCATATGAGGGGGCTAACTTCTGGCAGGACTGGAAGATCCCTCTCCATCTCGAATTTTTCGAAAGTGGTGGTTCTCTGAAGTTAGAAAGCGACCTCTCTGCCGAAATATTTGGGGGCAATACAAGGGCGCTTCCCCAGAAAGCATTAGCTCTGACAACCGGGAAGAAAGACGGCCAGAAACTAAATGCGCCTTTATTTCCCGGACAGAATATCCTGTCGCCGCGTTCCATCGTACTAAGGAATTCTGGTCAGGATTTTAGTCAGACACACTTCCGAGATGGGTTAGTAGCTACATTATTGAAAGACACGGGATTAGATGTCCAAGCCTACCGGCCTGTGGTCGTTTACTTGAATGCCCAATACTGGGGAATCCATGATCTACGCGAGAAGATTGACGAATCCTTCCTTGCCTCGCATCACAATGTAGATGAAAAGGACATCGATCTTCTCGAATCCGACGCCATCGTTAAACGCGGGAGCAACAGTACTTACTTGGCGTTGATCAATTACATTCAAACCCATGATCTCAGACAAACTGACGCCTACAATTATGTCAGTAGTCAACTTGATGTCATGAACTTTATGGATTATCACATTGCAGAAACGATTATCGCTAACGTAGATTGGCCTGATCATAACATTCGATATTGGCGAACAAGTGAGGAAGGTAGCAAGTGGAAATGGATTGTCTATGACTCGGATCAAAGCTTCGGGGATCCCGCCACATCTTCTCTCCATCGCATCTTAACGACTAAGAAAAAAAGTAAAGAGAAGGACCTGCTCCTCTCACCGGCAATACTTCAACAGCTTATCAAAAATGATACATTCCGGGAGCAGTTTCTAACACGTTTCGCCTTTCACTTACAGCAAACATTTCAATCCGATCGGGTTATCTCTGTCATTGATGCGATCTACAATCAAATGAAACCAGAGATGGGGCGGCATTTGGACAAATGGGGTGGAAGCATGGCGGAGTGGGAAACGAATGTGGATGGCTTGAGGAAGTTCGCCAAAGAACGTCCATCCTATATGCGCAAGCAGCTTCAGGATGAGTTCCATTTAACAGAAGAGCAGATGCTGAAATATGGTTTAAATCAACAGGATTAA
- a CDS encoding polyphosphate polymerase domain-containing protein yields the protein MKLRHELKFYIHYHEYVALRHRISSVLEKDPHSIDDDGYEIRSLYYDDVYDSALMHKNSGVLLRNKYRIRIYNKSDAVIHLERKRKFGDLINKESAPLTREQTNRLLVGDSDFLEHLDHPLLKDFHQQIKLHRLVPKSIVDYKREAYKLDLSEVRVTFDKDLRGNVSSLDLFDPELVTMDAFQKPILVMEVKYNEFLPEFVRRALQITSHQRSAISKYVICREIAKLYYSH from the coding sequence ATGAAGCTACGCCATGAGCTTAAATTTTATATTCATTATCATGAATATGTTGCTTTACGCCATAGAATCTCTTCCGTACTAGAGAAAGATCCTCACTCTATTGACGATGATGGCTATGAAATTCGCAGTCTCTATTATGATGACGTCTATGATTCCGCGCTTATGCATAAAAATAGCGGGGTTTTGTTAAGAAACAAGTATCGTATTCGAATTTATAACAAAAGCGATGCCGTTATCCATTTGGAGCGCAAACGAAAGTTCGGGGATTTAATTAATAAAGAGTCCGCACCGCTTACAAGGGAACAAACCAACCGATTGCTAGTCGGTGATAGCGACTTTTTAGAACATTTAGACCATCCCCTTCTGAAAGATTTCCATCAACAAATTAAACTGCATCGTTTGGTGCCAAAATCCATTGTTGATTATAAACGAGAAGCTTATAAGCTAGATTTAAGCGAGGTTCGAGTGACCTTTGATAAAGATCTTAGAGGAAATGTAAGCTCTCTGGATTTATTCGACCCTGAGCTGGTTACGATGGACGCCTTTCAGAAACCTATTCTGGTTATGGAAGTCAAATATAATGAGTTTTTACCTGAATTTGTTCGACGCGCCTTACAGATTACCTCACATCAACGATCGGCCATTTCGAAATATGTCATTTGTCGAGAAATAGCAAAACTCTACTACAGCCATTAG
- a CDS encoding DUF4956 domain-containing protein produces MNDLDETFGARDLIKKSMLKLDSFTAISYVDLFWTLLISLFIGLFIYYIYKKSFRGVVYSHSYNITFVIMTMITSLIIITISTNIVLSLGMVGALSIVRFRTAVKDPVDIMFMYWSIFAGIAAGAGMLPVAIFGSIIVGATILLLSRKKIKNSTYLLVIHYTDEAYDAVKVQVAKLKGVLRSKTVRKGITEMTVEIKLKTDNTFFVNELSELPGIHDVSLVNYNGDYAP; encoded by the coding sequence ATGAACGATTTAGATGAAACATTTGGAGCACGAGATCTTATCAAGAAGAGCATGCTTAAGCTTGACTCTTTCACCGCCATTTCTTATGTAGATTTATTCTGGACTCTTTTGATTTCCCTTTTCATAGGTTTGTTTATTTACTATATTTACAAAAAATCATTTCGTGGTGTTGTGTACAGCCATAGCTACAATATTACCTTCGTAATTATGACGATGATTACATCTTTAATCATTATTACTATCAGTACAAATATCGTCTTGTCTCTAGGGATGGTAGGCGCGCTGAGTATCGTGCGTTTCCGTACAGCCGTGAAAGACCCCGTGGACATTATGTTTATGTATTGGTCCATCTTTGCCGGTATTGCTGCAGGAGCTGGTATGCTGCCCGTTGCTATTTTTGGCTCCATTATTGTAGGTGCAACGATCCTCTTGCTCTCTCGCAAAAAAATTAAAAACTCTACGTACCTGCTGGTCATCCACTATACAGACGAGGCTTATGATGCAGTTAAAGTTCAGGTTGCCAAACTCAAAGGTGTTCTCCGCTCCAAAACAGTGCGTAAAGGCATTACGGAAATGACTGTAGAAATCAAGTTAAAAACCGATAATACTTTTTTTGTCAATGAACTTTCGGAGTTGCCAGGTATTCATGATGTCTCCCTTGTTAACTATAACGGTGATTACGCACCGTAA
- a CDS encoding GNAT family N-acetyltransferase, with amino-acid sequence MTYIIREATSQDTKEISSFISERTGKTISPLHIENRLHFMRENPNESLYVYEEKNQILGTLGFRVRHSADTIFKYSEISVISGDEANNLPAAADKLKSYAEQLTQKHDCTGMWWISGSEKHKELHADREPLGFHETGYKFVKRFL; translated from the coding sequence ATGACTTATATCATTCGTGAAGCTACATCCCAAGATACCAAAGAAATTAGCTCCTTTATTTCAGAACGCACCGGGAAAACGATATCCCCTTTGCACATTGAGAACAGGCTGCATTTTATGCGGGAAAATCCCAATGAATCCCTTTATGTATATGAGGAAAAGAATCAGATTCTGGGAACTTTGGGCTTTCGCGTTCGGCATAGCGCAGACACCATTTTTAAATACAGTGAAATCTCTGTAATTTCAGGCGACGAGGCCAACAACCTCCCAGCAGCTGCAGATAAATTGAAAAGCTATGCCGAGCAACTAACGCAGAAGCACGACTGCACAGGGATGTGGTGGATCTCAGGTTCCGAGAAACATAAAGAATTACATGCAGACCGCGAGCCTCTTGGCTTTCATGAGACAGGCTACAAATTCGTTAAGCGTTTTTTATAG
- a CDS encoding sensor histidine kinase codes for MNGEKRQEQEARAEREWRKGRRERRKKPITKHSAMQFIRGSLFALGIFTLIVGYWLALFYGTSWLYDYLNMRPAEVVVQLINSIGGMFLWGVTMAIMGRFFRNKQMIFFQKMIEAIRSMSRGDFNVSVEEDLHDNGPFNELVESINNMAVELGQLEKMRQEFISNVSHEIQSPLTSISGFSRALQNEQISPEERKHYLEIIEAESTRLSKLSDNLLKLTSLESQHHPFEPTSYRLDKQIRNHILACEPQWVDKEIEMDIELEAVTLSADADLLSQVWTNLIHNAIKFAPFGGTIGVHITASQEEAIVRISNNGVHISEEDLPHIFERFYKADKSRNRLSGGNGLGLSIVKKIIDMHGGSIAVESEPEKRTTFIVRLSLPN; via the coding sequence ATGAACGGGGAGAAACGCCAGGAGCAAGAAGCGAGAGCAGAGCGAGAATGGCGCAAGGGGCGCCGAGAGCGCAGAAAGAAGCCGATAACCAAGCATTCGGCCATGCAATTTATTAGGGGCTCCCTATTTGCTCTAGGCATATTTACTCTGATTGTTGGGTATTGGCTCGCTTTGTTCTACGGAACTTCTTGGTTATATGACTACCTTAACATGCGTCCTGCAGAGGTAGTCGTGCAGCTCATTAATTCGATAGGCGGGATGTTCCTGTGGGGCGTTACCATGGCCATTATGGGCCGGTTTTTTCGCAATAAACAAATGATCTTTTTCCAAAAAATGATTGAGGCCATTCGCAGCATGTCCCGAGGAGATTTCAATGTTTCTGTGGAAGAGGACTTGCATGATAATGGGCCTTTCAACGAACTGGTAGAGTCTATTAATAACATGGCAGTCGAGCTGGGGCAGCTGGAGAAAATGAGACAGGAATTCATATCCAATGTCTCTCATGAGATTCAGTCTCCGCTTACTTCTATCAGCGGTTTCTCAAGGGCGCTGCAGAATGAGCAGATTTCTCCGGAAGAGCGAAAGCACTATCTGGAGATTATTGAAGCAGAGAGTACAAGGCTCTCGAAACTTAGCGACAATTTGCTCAAGCTGACCTCACTGGAATCGCAGCATCATCCTTTTGAACCGACCAGCTACCGGTTAGACAAACAAATTCGCAATCACATTCTGGCTTGTGAACCACAGTGGGTGGATAAAGAAATTGAGATGGACATCGAATTAGAGGCAGTAACCCTGTCGGCGGATGCTGACTTGCTTAGTCAGGTATGGACAAATCTCATTCATAATGCGATTAAATTCGCGCCATTTGGCGGTACGATAGGCGTTCATATTACGGCAAGCCAAGAAGAAGCGATTGTTCGCATTTCCAATAATGGCGTCCATATATCGGAGGAGGATCTGCCCCACATATTTGAACGCTTCTACAAGGCAGATAAGTCGAGAAACCGACTTTCAGGTGGAAATGGACTGGGCTTGTCTATTGTGAAAAAGATCATCGATATGCATGGAGGCTCGATTGCCGTAGAAAGTGAGCCTGAGAAGAGGACGACGTTTATTGTTCGTTTGTCCTTACCCAACTAA
- a CDS encoding response regulator transcription factor produces the protein MAPILIVDDDPYIRELIRVFMQNEGFDVVEASDGAEALKLLETVQVDLVIMDIMMPNMDGWELCKELREHYDLPLLMLTAKGETSQKVKGFELGTDDYLVKPFEPMELAMRVKALLKRYKIASSQTVQVGDLSMNRKTFEITAGTESVTLPLKEFELLYKLASYPGKTFSRDQLIEQIWGFDYEGNERTVDVHINRLRERFPEEQHAFRIATIRGLGYRMEVLRS, from the coding sequence ATGGCTCCAATTCTGATTGTTGATGATGATCCTTATATCCGCGAACTGATCCGCGTATTCATGCAGAATGAGGGCTTCGATGTTGTCGAAGCCTCGGACGGCGCAGAAGCGCTCAAACTGCTCGAGACCGTCCAGGTAGATCTGGTGATCATGGATATCATGATGCCCAATATGGACGGCTGGGAGCTGTGCAAGGAGCTGCGGGAGCATTATGATCTCCCGCTGCTGATGCTCACCGCCAAAGGCGAGACCTCGCAGAAGGTCAAGGGCTTCGAGCTGGGCACAGACGATTACCTCGTCAAGCCTTTCGAGCCCATGGAGCTGGCCATGCGGGTCAAGGCGCTGCTGAAGCGTTATAAAATTGCTTCGTCCCAGACCGTGCAGGTCGGCGATCTCAGCATGAATCGCAAAACCTTCGAGATAACGGCTGGCACGGAGAGCGTCACCCTGCCGCTCAAAGAATTCGAACTGCTCTACAAGCTGGCGAGCTACCCGGGAAAAACCTTTTCCCGTGACCAGCTCATCGAGCAGATCTGGGGGTTTGATTATGAAGGCAACGAGCGTACCGTTGACGTCCATATCAACCGCCTGCGGGAACGCTTCCCGGAGGAGCAGCATGCTTTTCGCATTGCGACGATCAGGGGGCTAGGGTATCGGATGGAGGTCCTGCGATCATGA
- a CDS encoding dihydrofolate reductase has translation MIISIIAAASMNGVIGMDELIPWQIPGEQIRFKELTLGKSVIMGRKTFESIGKPLPRRKTVIISRTVQITDANCVTVKSLEQALELLKDEDEIFIAGGGEVYREALPLADKLYLTEVEKEIAGNIYFPAFDKESFQLTYKQPVNGTIPYTYYTYERK, from the coding sequence ATGATCATATCAATTATTGCAGCAGCTTCCATGAACGGCGTCATTGGCATGGACGAACTTATTCCCTGGCAGATCCCTGGGGAGCAGATCCGGTTCAAAGAACTTACGCTTGGGAAATCGGTCATAATGGGGAGAAAAACGTTTGAATCCATTGGCAAGCCTTTGCCGCGGAGAAAAACCGTCATCATTTCTAGAACGGTACAAATCACAGACGCGAATTGTGTAACAGTGAAGTCACTCGAGCAAGCGCTCGAACTTTTGAAGGACGAAGACGAAATTTTCATCGCCGGTGGCGGAGAAGTTTATAGAGAAGCGCTGCCTTTAGCGGATAAACTGTATTTGACCGAGGTAGAGAAAGAAATCGCGGGAAATATTTATTTCCCGGCATTCGACAAAGAATCCTTCCAATTAACCTACAAACAGCCAGTCAACGGAACGATTCCATATACGTATTATACCTACGAAAGAAAATAA
- a CDS encoding DUF2306 domain-containing protein, whose protein sequence is MGKKFGVFLSLLIVGVAMAAVFPYLSLDPARSRVTLDASFSLHYTVLVVHIGFALVALISGLFQFHQRFRVRYPQWHRALGRIYVASIMLSGLLGLVMTLYIDSFTKAMAFLTLSLLWLVTTWKAFRFAVNKQFREHRIWMIRSYAVTLVATSARLIVPICILLYLAMHGFHLPAGGREQMVAEILEVNIWIGLLVNLIVVEWFLLKGTKA, encoded by the coding sequence TTGGGTAAAAAATTTGGAGTTTTCTTGAGTCTTCTTATTGTTGGCGTAGCCATGGCTGCGGTATTTCCTTATCTTTCTCTAGATCCTGCGCGCAGTAGAGTAACATTGGATGCGTCTTTTTCTCTGCATTATACTGTGCTAGTGGTCCATATTGGATTCGCCCTGGTTGCTTTAATCAGCGGCTTATTTCAATTTCATCAGCGTTTTCGTGTCCGTTATCCGCAGTGGCATAGGGCGCTTGGCCGTATCTATGTCGCGAGCATCATGTTGAGTGGGCTGTTAGGACTCGTGATGACTCTATATATCGATAGCTTTACTAAGGCCATGGCGTTCTTGACATTGAGCTTGTTGTGGCTCGTGACAACTTGGAAAGCTTTCCGCTTCGCGGTAAACAAGCAGTTCCGAGAGCATCGCATCTGGATGATCCGCAGCTATGCGGTTACCCTGGTGGCGACTTCGGCCAGATTAATTGTTCCGATTTGTATCCTCCTATATCTCGCTATGCACGGGTTCCACCTGCCCGCAGGCGGACGTGAGCAGATGGTTGCAGAAATACTGGAAGTTAACATTTGGATCGGCCTTCTAGTCAATCTCATCGTAGTTGAGTGGTTCCTCCTGAAAGGCACAAAGGCTTAG
- a CDS encoding PadR family transcriptional regulator translates to MNTLSYGLLSLLTKHSRTGYELMQHIQPFWQAKHSQIYPLLALLEQKGYVAFVHVPQSDKPDKKVYSITDLGKEAIRHWIKEPTDDPVFRDELALKVYCISLVDKEHALKLLADRKVYYVKKKERFNQLFDKFKEESGKDLEDLEITDLQFGPYVLVRKAMMKVDADLAWCEWMKKKLS, encoded by the coding sequence ATGAATACCCTTTCTTATGGCTTACTTAGTCTGTTAACCAAGCATTCCCGTACGGGTTACGAACTTATGCAGCATATTCAGCCTTTCTGGCAAGCGAAACACAGCCAAATCTACCCACTCCTTGCTCTATTAGAACAGAAGGGGTATGTAGCATTCGTGCATGTCCCACAGTCCGATAAACCGGATAAAAAGGTATATTCGATAACGGACCTCGGCAAGGAAGCGATTCGTCATTGGATTAAGGAGCCTACGGATGATCCTGTTTTTCGCGATGAACTAGCGTTGAAAGTTTACTGCATCAGCCTCGTGGATAAAGAACATGCGTTGAAATTGCTTGCAGATCGCAAAGTATATTATGTAAAGAAAAAAGAACGCTTCAATCAACTGTTCGATAAATTCAAAGAAGAAAGCGGCAAGGATCTGGAGGATTTGGAAATAACCGATTTACAGTTCGGGCCTTATGTTCTTGTGCGGAAAGCGATGATGAAGGTCGACGCAGATCTGGCTTGGTGCGAGTGGATGAAGAAGAAATTATCTTAG